A stretch of Gopherus evgoodei ecotype Sinaloan lineage chromosome 12, rGopEvg1_v1.p, whole genome shotgun sequence DNA encodes these proteins:
- the CLEC3A gene encoding C-type lectin domain family 3 member A: MAQTGLLIFLLISILLLDQATGQASKFKARKHSKRRVKEKDGDLKTQIDKLWQEVNSLKEMQALQTVCLRGTKIHKKCYLASEGAKHFHEANEDCIANGGTLAIPRDNDETNSLRDYGKKSLPGAADFWLGITDMVNEGKFVDVNGMALNYFNWDRSQPNGGKRENCVLFSQSSQGKWGDEVCRTVKRYICEFLIP, translated from the exons ATGGCACAAACTGGACTTCTAATTTTTCTCCTCATTAGCATACTACTGCTGGATCAAGCTACTGGCCAGGCTTCCAAGTTCAAAGCCAGAAAGCACAGTAAACGTCGAGTGAAAG aaaaggATGGTGATCTAAAGACTCAGATTGACAAGCTGTGGCAAGAAGTAAACTCCCTGAAAGAAAtgcaggcacttcagacag TCTGTCTTCGTGGAACAAAGATCCATAAGAAGTGCTACCTGGCATCTGAAGGTGCCAAGCACTTCCATGAAGCCAATGAAGACTGCATAGCCAACGGAGGGACACTGGCTATCCCCAGAGACAATGATGAAACCAACTCCCTTCGAGACTATGGCAAGAAAAGTCTGCCAGGGGCTGCAGACTTTTGGCTGGGTATCACCGACATGGTAAACGAAGGGAAATttgttgatgtcaatgggatgGCTCTAAACTATTTCAACTGGGATCGCTCCCAACCAAATGGGGGAAAGCGTGAAAACTGTGTCTTGTTTTCCCAGTCATCTCAAGGCAAGTGGGGAGATGAAGTCTGCCGTACTGTCAAAAGATATATTTGTGAATTTCTAATCCCATAA